A part of Verrucomicrobiota bacterium genomic DNA contains:
- a CDS encoding type II toxin-antitoxin system HicA family toxin, protein MSASGRRRRLGWAANLSGDEVCRALKRLGFVFQRQTGSHRHYAKGGRHPRVPVHREIRPKTLQSILKQADLTLVELLANL, encoded by the coding sequence GTGAGCGCCAGCGGGAGGCGGAGGCGACTCGGATGGGCCGCAAACCTCTCGGGCGATGAGGTCTGCCGGGCATTGAAGCGGCTTGGCTTCGTGTTCCAGCGGCAGACCGGTTCCCACCGCCACTACGCCAAAGGTGGCCGGCATCCGCGCGTGCCGGTGCACCGCGAAATCCGTCCGAAGACGCTTCAATCCATCCTCAAGCAGGCGGACCTCACGCTTGTGGAATTGCTGGCGAATCTCTGA